From Coturnix japonica isolate 7356 chromosome 1, Coturnix japonica 2.1, whole genome shotgun sequence, the proteins below share one genomic window:
- the ANGPTL5 gene encoding angiopoietin-related protein 5: MNRFGVTSLISLSVLLLGWGETLVSDVKPCSSKGTRNVGAVEEPLKAEEKNRSADISKQKEQCLVPCDVQAKILRGEKQYMCRNLQSSLVEYARSTKKLIRNMMDDQQSSLDYLSNQVNELMSRVLLLNAEVLRKHLDPLPYKAVQSHGLDCTDIKDTVGSVSKTPSGLYIIHPEGSNYAFEVLCDMDFRGGGWTVLQKRTDGIITFQRTWSEYLDGFGDLSGEFWIGLRKIFYIVNQKATTFSLYVDLESENDKHAYASYDAFWIEDEACSFKIHLGRYSGNAGDAFRGYRKEDNQNSMPFSTFDVDNDGCRPMCTFKEQPVKSCSNFSDNTGWWFNQCGLANLNGIHRYTGRFLATGIHWDTWTVNNKPVKIKSVSMKIRRNYDPYFH, from the exons ATGAACCGCTTTGGGGTAACTTCATTAATTTCTCTTAGTGTTCTTTTGTTGGGCTGGGGAGAAACTCTTGTAAGTGATGTCAAGCCTTGTTCATCTAAG GGCACAAGGAATGTTGGAGCTGTGGAGGAACCACtcaaggcagaagagaaaaatagatctgcagatatttcaaaacaaaaagaacaatgCCTTGTGCCATGTGATGTTCAAGCTAAAATTTTACGAGGGGAAAAACAGTATATGTGCA gaaatttgCAGAGCTCTCTTGTTGAATATGCAAGAAGCACGAAAAAACTGATAAGAAACATGATGGATGATCAACAGTCTTCCTTGGATTACCTTTCTAATCAG GTGAATGAACTCATGAGCAGAGTTCTTCTTCTGAATGCAGAAGTTTTAAGAAAGCATTTGGATCCACTTCCTTACAAAGCAGTTCAATCCCACG GGTTGGATTGCACTGATATCAAAGATACCGTTGGCTCAGTTTCAAAAACTCCAAGTGGTCTGTACATTATCCACCCAGAAGGATCAAATTATGCTTTTGAG GTATTATGTGACATGGATTTTCGAGGAGGTGGATGGActgtgcttcagaaaagaaCTGATGGAATCATTACTTTCCAGAGAACGTGGTCTGAATATCTGGATGGATTTGGTGACCTTTCTG GGGAATTTTGGATTGGATTAAGGAAGATTTTTTATATAGTAAACCAAAAAGCAACCACTTTCAGTCTCTATGTGGATTTGGAATCAGAAAATGACAAGCATGCCTACGCATCGTATGATGCATTTTGGATAGAGGATGAAGcgtgttcttttaaaattcatttggGACGTTATTCAGGAAATGCAG GTGATGCATTCAGAGGATACAGGAAAGAAGATAATCAGAATTCAATGCCTTTCAGCACATTTGATGTCGACAATGATGGATGTAGGCCAATGTGCACTTTTAAAGAACAACCTGTAAAGAGCTGCAGTAACTTCAGCGATAACACGGGATGGTGGTTCAACCAGTGTGGCCTTGCAAATCTTAATGGCATTCATCGCTACACAGGTAGATTTCTTGCAACTGGGATTCACTGGGATACATGGACAGTGAACAATAAGCcagtaaaaattaaatcagtCTCTATGAAGATTCGGAGGAACTATGATCCTTATTTCCATTGA